From Fusobacterium sp.:
AATATGTTTATATGTATCTAGAACTATTATTCCTGTACTTTCTTGATAATCATTCAATATTTTCCTTACCTTTGTAACTGCATTTTCTCTTGTGCTTGTATTTTCTATTTCTATATTTAAAGCTCTTCTTAATATTTCATAATCGTATATTTTACTTAAATTTTTTAATATAAATACTTCATAGTTAAAATTTCCTAAGGCTCTTTCTGAATATAAAATTTGTGCTAATCTAACAGATGCTTCTTTGTATAGCATTTCTATTATTTCTATATCAAGAACATTATCTAATATATAGCCTTTATATTCTTCAAAGTATGAAAGGTATATATCAAAGCTTTTAAACTCTTCTAAATTTAAAGACTTTCTCCTTATCCTTTTTGAAACCTCAAATCTGATTCTTTTTCTAAGATCAGGATAATTAGCAGTTATATCTTTCATCATATCATCTTCTGTCTTACTCAATATATTTTTATATTGATCATATATTACTAATTTACTATTATAGGAACTTATTGATTTTGTATCTGCATATGTTAAGGTTTCTTGCTCCTTACTTACTATATCAATTATTCCTTTAGTTGAAGATTTAGGTTTTTTTATTTGATACACTTGAGCGAATATCATGAATATATTTTGATGATTATGAAAACTTTCTTCTTCTCCCATGTAATAAGTAAATGGTATATCTACTCTTGTTAGGTTTATATCCTTAATGAGAGTTTTTAAATATGGATCATTCATTATATATTCTATAAGGTGTTTTTGTACTTCAAAGCATTCTCTTCTTGTTGATATTAGATATGCATTTATTCCTTTAAAAAATCTTGGGTATGATATTTTTACCGCTAAACTTCCATTTTTAGTCATTTGTAATACATCACAGTATGTGTATCCATATGTGCTTCTTAAATTATTAAAGCTATTCTGAAGAATTCCTATCTCCTCAAGTGTTATCCCTTCTTGTAATCCAATTACTATTTCTATTGTATCCATTCTTGTTTCCTCCATATTATATGATTTCTAATAGGTTGTTGATTAAAACTATAAAAGACTTCTAGCAATTAGAAGTCTTTTATAATAGAATATATAAATTTCAAAATATAGTTATCTCATATCCTCTCTATTCATTTTCTAAATAATACATCAATTAATCCTGCAATTATAGTAATTGCAAATCCTATTGCTGAAAAAATAGATATATTAATTAATATTTCAGAATTTATTGCAAACCCTATAATTGAAAATAAAATAATTGAAACTAAAAATATTAAAGCTGCCCTAAACATTTATATCATCCCCTTTTTTATTTCACTTTTTAAATTCTTATAATTTTATTATAATTATGATCTATCCTCATCTTTCTTTAATATTTTTAGAATATCTTTAGGTATCAATTTATAGACCTCTTCAACATTATCAAAACCTATCTGACTATTTTGTATCACTTTGTCATTTTTTTTATTAATCCTTATTATTATCTTTTTTTTGTCTTTTTGATAAACATAATATAATATTTCATTCTCAGTAAAAATCGCCTCTATGATTTGCCCATTTTCTTTTTTTAATTTACCTTCTGAAGTACTTAAAGAACCATTATATAAGACTTTTTCCAATGGAAATTTTAAGATAAATCCATCAATTTGTGTTCCATTATATTCTATTAAATAATTTCTATTTATATAAAATTTTCCTGTAGCCGATTCATTAAGATCTTTTATTCCCCCATTAAAACTATCTTCTATTGTCTGACCAAAAATTTTTATTTCTCCATTAAACACATCTTCTTCTTCCCATGTACCTTTAGCTTCAACTACTGTATATCCTGCAAGATTACGTAATATAAAATTTCCATTAGGAATCCCTTTATCATAATATATCTCTGATACAACAACTAAATTGCCAGTTCTATTTTCAACTGTATTTGTTATTCCTCCTTTAGCAGGTTTATTATTAGAATATAAAAGCATTTTTCCATTTTCTTGTCTAATAGTAAATGGTCCTCCATTATTATCACAACCAGTTAATAATGTCATTATTAATAACATTAATATTTTTAGTAATTTTTTAATATTTTTCATTTCAAAATCCTTCCTTAATTTATATTGTTTTTCTAACTTGGAAAATAACTAGTTTTAAATTATTGATCTGCATTCTTATTTTCTACTGCTGTTCCACAATTAGGACAGAATTTAACATTCTTAGGAAATGTAGCTTCACACTTACTGCATTTTATTTTGGAACTTATTGGTTTCTTTTTGCTAAACACCACAGTTGAACGTTTTATTATATATTCATTCATCTTAGGATAAGTTACACAACTAAGTACAGTTCCCAACATAGTGCTCATAGCTAGAGTAAACAATACTGAAAATGTTGAAGGTTCTGCAGAGCCTAACTCTAGTATAACTATTCCAAACAACATACTAGCTGATGATAAAGAAAACATTGCTGGTAATCCATATTTAAGTATTTTAGTTGCATAACCATTATCTTTAATTCTATCTCCATATACTTCTTCAAATAATTTACAGATAGATATAAGAGCTATGCTGAGCATAAATGCTGAAACAGAAGCATATACAGACAAAGTCTCTGTACTATCTAACATATTAAATTCTTCTGCCATAATTAGGCTTCCTATAAATACTAAAATTGCTGATATTGCTGATAAAATAATATTAAGTTTCATGATTTATTCCTCCTCTTTTTTATTTAGTTTGTAAAATCCTTCTAACTGGAAAATTTATTGTACTTGGTTTTCCATTTAAAATGATATTAAGTGTTCCATCTAATACACCATTTATATCTTTAGTTTTCTTATCAATTGGAATTATGAAAAAAACTAAATTAGAAACTTGTGTTCTTAAATCACTATTAGTAAATGATATTACAATATTATTTTCTGTATCAAAGTAATCTTCATCAACTGTTTCATAAAAATAATACTTACTATTTCCTAATAGAATTTCTTTTTTTCTCTCTATAATCATTTCTTTTAAATGTTGGGGATCCATCATATAAATATCTAAATCTTCATCTTTTGCCATATCTAGATCAAAAGTTAAATAAGCACAAAGTTCAATTGGATCTTCTATCCTTATTCGTCCAACTCCATTTTCAATAAAATATTTACTTTTAAATTTTTCTTTTTTTATTTTTTCTATAACTTTATTGAATTCATTAGATGCTTTAGTTCCTTCTGAAGTTAAATATTCTATTTTTGTACTGTCCTTTTTTAATATATTTTCAATTTTCTGTATTATACCTGCAAAACTAGAAATATAAATTAAAACTGTTAAAATTAGAATCAATATTTTTTTCATTCTTATTCTCCTCTTTTAAAATATTTTATTAAAAACTTCTTAAACATCCATCTTTCTTATTGTGATGCTAAATCCTAAATAAATACTTATTCTAAAAATAATTAATGATATTATTACAAATAGCCTAAGTACAATAATCCTCTCCAATTACAGCTACTTACTTTGTAAAAAAACTGGTAACACTTTTTCATTATTATCCTCTTAATATTAGTAACTTATTTCTTGTGTCAATTCCGCAGTGTACTCTTCTAATTTTCTTATTCTATCTTCTGTTTTAGGATGTGTTGAATATAGTATCTGAACTAAGCTATTAGAAGTTGATATTCCATATAATCTCTCAAGAGCTAAAAACTTATTAAAAACACTTATTAAGGAGTCTCTATATCCTAACTCAGCTACAAATTCATCACATTGATATTCTATTTTTCTATCATGTACTCTTAATAATATAGTTAATATTGTATCTGATAATAATTTTACAAATATAAAATAAATTATTAAGATTATTATGTCTAATACAAACGTATTATTTCTCTCTCTTGAATATTCTGATCTTTTTCCTATTCCTTTAATCCAAAATGATCCTACACTCCCAATTCCCTTCATAAATAAATTACTTATTAACATACACATAAGAAAAATCGTATCTTTATTTAATAGATGTGAAAATTCATGCATTAATACAGCTTTTAATTCATCTTCTGAAATATTTTCATCATATAAAAATCCTTCTGAGACACAAATAGTATTTTTTCCATAAGCGAATGCTTCTAATCCCCTAGTCTTAATTATTTCAAATTCAAATTGTTCTATTTTTAATTCCAAATTCTTCTCTGAATTAATAATTAATAAAATTTCATTAACAATAGAGTTCAAGTATTCTTCTTCTTTGTTCAACAACTTTCGAGTATTATTAATATAAAAGAACTTTAGTATCCCTATAAGTAAATCAGTAGATGCTAATACAGTCATTCCCAATGGTAATAATAAAGGAATTCCTAAAGCTATATATGGATTTCTGCAATTGAAAATCCCTATTAATATTGGTACTAATATAACCAGAGATATTAATGTATTTAATAAAATATTTATCCCCAATAGTAAATATGCTGTCTTTGTTCTAAAGCCTTGTCTCATTTTCTATAATTTCCTCCTAATTTTATTTTTAAAAAATTTTTTATTAATTTTAAAATTTTTTTATTATCTTCCATCCCTTTTTATAAACTTTATTCAGTATCAATTACTGTTATTTTATTCTTATCCTTAACTAATGATTTCTATTTGACTTACATAATAACTTTTTCCATTAACTAAAATTTGAAGATAGTTTTCTTTTTTATTTCTATCTATTTTCTCGATTCTTCCTTCTACTATTCCTTCAACAGTATGAAACTTTAATACTCTATATTCTTTATGGGATGACATTAAAAATGCTATTTTTTCTCTAAAAAGATTTACCTCTCTTAAAAATGATGGTAATACTGCATAAGATGAAAATATTTCTCTTATCATTTCTGATTCATTCATTCCATTTATTCCCTTTCGGATTTCAATATAAAATCCTGTATTTTCCTTATGTAATGTAAATTGTAAATACTCCTTTTCTTCAAATGACATCTCCTGACAATGATTTGATCTAAATCTTAAAGAAAACTTTAATAATATTAAATTACAAAGCTTGTACTTTGATATTTGGAAATGCTCTACATCTTTTGCTATTATTTCCAAAATATATTTGGGGACCAAAGCCCTTATATTATCTTTTTCTGCATTTATTTTCAACATTTCCAACTCCTTTCCACTTCCTTATATTCTACTATCAAATCTAAAAGGTGCCTATACATAGGATTTTCTTAATTTTATTTGTATATATACAATTTTTTCCATAAAAATAGTTTATACTTTTCAACATTTAATAAAAAAGAAGAGCAGAAATGTTTTCTGCTCCTTCTTCCACATCATATCTTTCTATAGATTCTTAAAAATTCTGCTATCTCTTCATTATCACTCACATTCAGTTTCTCATACTTTATATAAAACATATAAAGTGATTGTAATGTAATATCTTTTTCTATGCATGCTCCTGTTGTTTTAAAATATCTATACAGTTCATTATAAAATACTATCTTTACTGCTCTTTCAAATATATCTTCTTTTTTTAAGCTTAATATATAATTTTTAAATTTTAAATATTCTTCTGTTATCCTATCCATGATTCACTCCTTATGCTATAAGCTTAGTACAAGCATTTATTATTTCTGCATCCTTAGCCTTATCCTTCAAGTATTTTATATAATTATGGTCCTTTTCATATATCTCTTCCAATGTCATCCCTTTATATTTTCCAAAATCAATTATAATACCATTCCTTTTATTTTCTTTATCATCTTTAGAAATTATTTTATTATTGAGTTCAAGTTTTGGTTCTGTAATAAATATATAACCCTTTCCCTGTTGTTTTATTGGAAACCACATATTCTTTGCATTATATAGGTATCTTCCTATTCCAAATCCACTTGAAGCCACTCTTTTAAAAGCACTTGATATTCCCCCTTTTACTGATTCAAATTCTGTTGTTGGTGCTCCATCTTCCTTTGTAACCCATTTATCATTTATCTTTACTGACAGAGAACATATAAAACCTGCTGTTATCTCTTTGTATGATACACTCCATCCATCTACTCCAAATAAACTATCTAATCTATTTTGGATTGCGCGTGCTTGTACATATGCTAGTGCCATTCCTTTTGTTTTATCACTATTTGTTGCGCCTACTCTGAACTCAATTTCACTGTCTTCAAATGGTTCCTGCAATTTTTTCATTATTTCCTTTATCTCCATAAATTCTCCCTCCTAATACTCTTCTGGATACATAATAGTCCAATATTCTCCTACTGTTTCATCTATTCCTTGAACTGCCCAAATTTTTTCTTTATTCTGAACTTTAAAATTCAACTTATATTCCTTCTTTTCTTCTGGTATTTCCTGCTTATTTATTAAAGTATCTTCAGACATTTCAAATATCTGGAAATAATCCATATTTTTATTTATTCTTATCTTTTCTCTAAGTATTTCTATTATTTTTGCTAATATTCTCAAATCAAGATTCTCTCTTACATTTCTTGTTAAATATATATTTTCCATTCTCATTCCTCCATCAATATTTCATTTAAACCTTTCTTTTCTTCATTTCCATATATAAGAAGCTCAAAAGTTTTCAGCGCAGTATTAAAACATTTACCTAAGTCTATACCTTTTCTATATCCAGCAAGATATTTATATTTTCCCGATATGTCTAAATTAAAATAGGAACCATATATCATGGCTCCTAATTCCGCTTCTGTTTCCTCTTCATTTTTATTAATCTTTTCTCTTTCTTTTTTAAAGTGATTCATAAAATGTATAAACTCATGTACTAAAGTTCCTGTCATAGCTGTATAATCAGTTTCTACTACATATATTTTCTCTCCATCTGTCATTCCTCTCGCTCTTCCAAGATTTTCTACTTCTTTTACAATAGTATACTGTTCTATTATCTCTTTAGTTTTATTATATAGCCTGTCTGAATTATACCAGCTATTCTCCCCTATCTTTAAACTTGTATCTATGTCTGGTATCACCACTGCATTTTCTCCTGCTTTTGTCTGGGATATATCAAATACATTACAGTATTTATATCCATATATGTGTAATTCCTCCGATTCTTCTTCAATATTTTTTCTGATAAGTGGGATTAATATTTTTATCCCTTTACTGCCTTTTGATACATAATATCCAAGTTCTTCCCATTTCTTATATCCTGCTACAAATGATGCCAGAGGATTTTGCTTATATATCAATATACTATTTCTTACACTATATGAATAAAAGTG
This genomic window contains:
- a CDS encoding zinc ribbon domain-containing protein, with the protein product MKLNIILSAISAILVFIGSLIMAEEFNMLDSTETLSVYASVSAFMLSIALISICKLFEEVYGDRIKDNGYATKILKYGLPAMFSLSSASMLFGIVILELGSAEPSTFSVLFTLAMSTMLGTVLSCVTYPKMNEYIIKRSTVVFSKKKPISSKIKCSKCEATFPKNVKFCPNCGTAVENKNADQ
- a CDS encoding M48 family metalloprotease, which produces MRQGFRTKTAYLLLGINILLNTLISLVILVPILIGIFNCRNPYIALGIPLLLPLGMTVLASTDLLIGILKFFYINNTRKLLNKEEEYLNSIVNEILLIINSEKNLELKIEQFEFEIIKTRGLEAFAYGKNTICVSEGFLYDENISEDELKAVLMHEFSHLLNKDTIFLMCMLISNLFMKGIGSVGSFWIKGIGKRSEYSRERNNTFVLDIIILIIYFIFVKLLSDTILTILLRVHDRKIEYQCDEFVAELGYRDSLISVFNKFLALERLYGISTSNSLVQILYSTHPKTEDRIRKLEEYTAELTQEISY
- a CDS encoding DeoR family transcriptional regulator; this translates as MLKINAEKDNIRALVPKYILEIIAKDVEHFQISKYKLCNLILLKFSLRFRSNHCQEMSFEEKEYLQFTLHKENTGFYIEIRKGINGMNESEMIREIFSSYAVLPSFLREVNLFREKIAFLMSSHKEYRVLKFHTVEGIVEGRIEKIDRNKKENYLQILVNGKSYYVSQIEIIS
- a CDS encoding Rad52/Rad22 family DNA repair protein, with protein sequence MEIKEIMKKLQEPFEDSEIEFRVGATNSDKTKGMALAYVQARAIQNRLDSLFGVDGWSVSYKEITAGFICSLSVKINDKWVTKEDGAPTTEFESVKGGISSAFKRVASSGFGIGRYLYNAKNMWFPIKQQGKGYIFITEPKLELNNKIISKDDKENKRNGIIIDFGKYKGMTLEEIYEKDHNYIKYLKDKAKDAEIINACTKLIA
- a CDS encoding DUF960 family protein → MENIYLTRNVRENLDLRILAKIIEILREKIRINKNMDYFQIFEMSEDTLINKQEIPEEKKEYKLNFKVQNKEKIWAVQGIDETVGEYWTIMYPEEY
- a CDS encoding ArdC-like ssDNA-binding domain-containing protein → MKARENSFQKVLEELKAGIDIKIKDFVDNSQELKEFIKFRRRHFYSYSVRNSILIYKQNPLASFVAGYKKWEELGYYVSKGSKGIKILIPLIRKNIEEESEELHIYGYKYCNVFDISQTKAGENAVVIPDIDTSLKIGENSWYNSDRLYNKTKEIIEQYTIVKEVENLGRARGMTDGEKIYVVETDYTAMTGTLVHEFIHFMNHFKKEREKINKNEEETEAELGAMIYGSYFNLDISGKYKYLAGYRKGIDLGKCFNTALKTFELLIYGNEEKKGLNEILMEE